The following coding sequences lie in one Flavobacterium cyclinae genomic window:
- the katG gene encoding catalase/peroxidase HPI, with protein MKNVLLTTSLFLGLFAIAQETAICPVTGKTMSVFKENPHGGPHATEVNNNSAVKTTPAALGTTTVDRNKQWWPNQLNLNVLRQNSEKSDPMGAKFDYAKEFQSLDYEALKKDLRALMTQSQEWWPADFGHYGGLFIRMAWHSAGTYRTGDGRGGTRAGQQRFAPQNSWPDNGNLDKARRLLWPIKQKYGNKISWADLMILTGNVALEDMGFKTFGFAGGREDVWEPESHVYWGPETKWLDDQRYSEGRKLENPLAAVQMGLIYVNPEGPNGNPDPVLAAKDIRETFARMGMNDEETTALNAGGHTFGKTHGAGPAHNVGPDPEAAGIEEQGLGWKSTYKSGKGADAITSGLEVTWTGNPTKWNYGFFKILYDNEWELTKSPAGAHQWVAKNGKAIIPDAFDSNKKHLPTMLTTDLSFRFDPEYAKISKRFYDNPKEFEEAFAKAWFKLTHRDMGPKTTYLGPEAPKEDLIWQDPIPAVNHKLVNEKDIKGLQAQILSSGLSIQDMVAVAWASASTYRGSDRRGGANGARIRLEPQRSWEVNNPVQLNRVLSALEKIQSDFNAKSKDKKVSLADLIVLAGNTGVEQAAKNAGYTVNVPFIPGRMDASQEQTDVKSFAVLEPQADGFRNYLKTKYTVSTEELLVDKAQLLTLTAPEMTVLVGGMRALNANYDGSKHGIFSTSKDKLNNAFFVNLLAMGTTWKATSNDQELFEGRDMKTNELKWTATRADLIFGSNSELRAIAEVYAQNDNQQKFVNDFVAAWTKVMNLDRFDVKK; from the coding sequence ATGAAAAATGTTTTACTAACAACCAGTTTATTTCTTGGGTTATTTGCAATAGCGCAAGAAACGGCAATTTGTCCGGTTACAGGCAAAACAATGAGTGTTTTTAAAGAAAATCCTCATGGTGGACCTCATGCTACGGAAGTGAACAACAATAGTGCTGTTAAGACTACACCAGCGGCTTTAGGAACCACAACAGTAGATAGAAACAAACAATGGTGGCCAAATCAATTGAATTTGAATGTATTGCGTCAGAATTCTGAGAAGTCAGATCCTATGGGAGCAAAATTTGACTATGCAAAAGAATTCCAATCGTTAGATTATGAAGCTTTAAAGAAAGACTTACGTGCTTTAATGACGCAATCTCAAGAATGGTGGCCAGCTGACTTTGGACACTATGGAGGATTGTTTATTCGTATGGCATGGCACAGTGCAGGAACGTACAGAACAGGAGATGGTAGAGGAGGAACTCGTGCAGGACAACAACGTTTTGCGCCTCAAAACAGTTGGCCTGATAATGGTAACTTAGATAAAGCTCGTCGTTTGTTATGGCCTATCAAACAAAAATATGGAAACAAGATTTCATGGGCCGATTTAATGATTTTAACAGGTAATGTGGCGTTAGAAGACATGGGCTTTAAAACCTTTGGATTTGCTGGAGGTAGAGAAGATGTTTGGGAACCAGAATCGCATGTGTATTGGGGACCAGAAACCAAATGGTTAGATGATCAACGCTACTCAGAAGGAAGAAAATTAGAGAATCCATTAGCGGCTGTTCAAATGGGATTAATTTATGTAAATCCGGAAGGACCTAACGGAAATCCTGATCCTGTTTTGGCGGCAAAAGATATTCGTGAAACGTTTGCTAGAATGGGGATGAATGATGAAGAAACTACTGCTTTAAATGCAGGTGGTCACACTTTTGGTAAAACACATGGTGCTGGCCCTGCTCATAATGTTGGTCCAGATCCAGAAGCAGCAGGTATTGAAGAACAAGGTTTAGGTTGGAAGAGTACATATAAATCAGGTAAAGGTGCTGATGCCATTACTTCTGGTTTGGAAGTTACTTGGACAGGAAATCCTACAAAATGGAATTATGGATTTTTCAAAATTTTGTATGATAATGAATGGGAATTAACAAAAAGTCCAGCTGGAGCACATCAATGGGTAGCTAAAAATGGTAAAGCTATTATTCCAGATGCATTTGATTCCAATAAAAAACATTTACCAACAATGTTGACAACCGATTTATCATTTCGTTTTGACCCTGAATATGCTAAAATATCAAAACGTTTCTATGACAATCCTAAAGAATTTGAAGAAGCATTTGCTAAAGCATGGTTTAAGTTAACACACCGCGATATGGGACCTAAAACTACTTATTTAGGACCAGAAGCTCCAAAAGAAGATTTAATTTGGCAAGATCCTATTCCAGCGGTGAATCATAAATTGGTAAACGAAAAAGATATCAAAGGATTACAAGCACAAATCTTATCATCAGGATTAAGTATTCAAGATATGGTTGCGGTGGCTTGGGCTTCAGCTTCTACTTATAGAGGTTCTGATAGAAGAGGAGGTGCCAATGGAGCGAGAATTCGTTTAGAGCCACAAAGAAGTTGGGAAGTAAACAATCCTGTACAATTAAATCGTGTATTATCAGCGTTAGAGAAAATTCAGTCAGATTTTAATGCAAAATCGAAAGATAAAAAAGTGTCTTTGGCAGATTTAATTGTATTGGCTGGAAATACAGGAGTAGAACAAGCAGCTAAAAATGCAGGTTATACCGTTAATGTTCCTTTTATACCAGGTAGAATGGATGCTTCTCAAGAACAAACTGATGTTAAATCGTTTGCAGTATTAGAGCCACAGGCTGATGGTTTCCGTAACTATTTAAAAACAAAATACACAGTTTCTACAGAAGAATTATTAGTGGATAAAGCCCAGTTATTAACATTAACTGCTCCAGAAATGACGGTTTTAGTAGGAGGAATGAGAGCTTTGAATGCTAACTACGATGGTTCTAAACACGGTATTTTTAGCACTTCAAAAGATAAATTAAACAATGCATTCTTTGTTAATTTATTAGCAATGGGAACTACTTGGAAAGCAACTTCAAACGATCAGGAACTTTTTGAAGGTCGCGATATGAAAACCAACGAATTAAAATGGACAGCTACTCGTGCGGATTTGATTTTTGGTTCTAATTCTGAGTTAAGAGCAATTGCGGAAGTGTATGCGCAAAACGATAACCAACAAAAATTTGTGAACGACTTCGTTGCAGCATGGACTAAAGTAATGAACTTAGATCGTTTTGATGTAAAAAAATAA
- a CDS encoding DUF5675 family protein: MVLFLTRTYFPDGTNGKLESEGKLICHTIELPWKMNETKVSCVPEGKYFIRKRYSAKYKWHLELLDVPKRKYILIHPANNAKKELQGCIAPVTQLSGPGLGLMSRKAFTKLKDFVYKALDENESVEIFIQS; the protein is encoded by the coding sequence ATGGTTTTATTTTTAACTAGAACTTATTTCCCTGATGGAACGAATGGTAAACTCGAAAGCGAGGGTAAATTGATTTGTCATACAATTGAATTGCCGTGGAAGATGAACGAGACGAAAGTTTCCTGTGTTCCAGAAGGGAAATATTTTATTAGAAAGCGATACAGTGCGAAATATAAGTGGCATTTAGAATTGTTGGATGTTCCCAAAAGAAAGTATATTTTAATACATCCAGCCAATAATGCTAAAAAGGAATTACAAGGCTGTATTGCTCCTGTTACACAACTTTCTGGACCTGGATTAGGTTTAATGTCGAGAAAGGCTTTTACTAAACTTAAAGACTTTGTTTATAAAGCTTTGGACGAAAATGAAAGTGTTGAAATATTTATTCAATCTTAA
- a CDS encoding DUF2971 domain-containing protein — protein MVEEINRKNPVFEALKLSLEKELSDLLENNSLQKTSRRNKTLYHYTNLSGLKAIVENQCFFSSNSAYLNDKKEYYYGIELFKKCIEEKKHKISNQEGLNIINSIQKELDNKLISNHYVTCFSLDGDLLSQWRAYADDGKGIAIGLDLKKLIEGFQPKANGMFIEYSLENQKEIVEKIIDKSYEFYLSKLSVLNILNELDLYKVIAQEINEIIDKYVGQFKHSSFSEEKEFRFDLSIDKDYNESDDIISYRISKNNLLVPYLELKTNYKLEKEFREKNNIELDDLEKNK, from the coding sequence ATGGTAGAGGAAATAAATAGAAAAAATCCTGTATTTGAAGCTCTTAAATTAAGTTTAGAAAAAGAACTTAGTGATTTACTTGAGAATAATTCACTTCAAAAAACTTCAAGACGTAATAAAACACTTTACCATTATACAAATTTATCTGGTTTAAAAGCAATAGTTGAAAATCAATGTTTTTTTTCAAGTAATTCTGCATATTTAAATGACAAAAAGGAGTATTATTATGGTATAGAATTATTTAAAAAATGTATTGAAGAAAAGAAACATAAAATTAGTAACCAAGAAGGCTTAAATATAATAAACTCCATTCAAAAAGAATTGGATAATAAATTAATTTCAAATCACTATGTTACTTGTTTTTCATTAGATGGTGATCTATTAAGCCAGTGGAGAGCTTATGCTGATGATGGTAAAGGAATTGCAATCGGACTTGATTTAAAAAAATTAATTGAAGGTTTTCAACCTAAAGCTAATGGAATGTTTATTGAATATAGTCTTGAAAATCAAAAAGAAATAGTAGAAAAAATAATTGATAAGAGTTATGAATTTTATTTATCTAAATTAAGTGTTCTAAATATTCTTAATGAACTAGATTTATATAAAGTAATTGCTCAAGAAATTAATGAAATTATTGATAAATATGTCGGTCAATTTAAACATAGCTCGTTCAGTGAAGAGAAAGAATTTAGGTTTGATTTATCAATTGATAAAGATTACAATGAATCTGATGATATTATTTCATATAGAATTAGTAAAAACAATTTATTAGTTCCTTATCTTGAACTCAAAACAAATTATAAACTTGAAAAAGAATTTAGAGAAAAGAATAATATAGAACTTGATGATTTAGAAAAAAATAAATAA
- a CDS encoding DUF6943 family protein: protein MQNYIIKSHKVGTSYNKPHFFILNKGMNSGKPQNEAFTNSFVIIFDNEKDCENIFWVAYSLWKSKFWHQHLVGSVISFLRLPDFKKEFFSKSAQLMEEYEVHIKHVEALKLLAQKEKQFHENLILINDLRRVISHRYVNK, encoded by the coding sequence ATGCAAAATTACATCATCAAATCTCACAAAGTAGGCACAAGCTACAACAAACCTCATTTCTTTATTTTAAACAAAGGAATGAACAGCGGAAAACCTCAAAATGAAGCATTCACAAACAGCTTTGTAATCATATTTGACAATGAAAAAGATTGTGAAAATATCTTTTGGGTTGCTTATAGTTTATGGAAATCAAAATTTTGGCACCAACATTTAGTAGGTTCTGTAATTTCATTTTTACGACTACCTGATTTTAAAAAAGAATTCTTCTCAAAATCAGCACAATTAATGGAAGAATATGAGGTACATATAAAACATGTGGAAGCTTTAAAATTACTAGCTCAAAAAGAAAAACAATTTCACGAAAATTTAATTTTAATCAATGATTTAAGAAGAGTTATTTCACATAGATATGTCAATAAATAG
- a CDS encoding nSTAND3 domain-containing NTPase, translated as MANYDFSTLNDRDLEELTRDLLSKVLNVNFQSFKPGKDKGIDLRYSTVNDENEIVVQVKHYLGSGISKLKLDLSNNETQKVVTLKPKRYIFCTSLPLSPQDKEDIKNIFNPYIHSTSDVIGKEDLNKWLDDYPEIQERHFKLWLSSIDIIKKIVKNGIKGRSEFYKEKIIKEITVYVPNKTHSEAVSALNKNHFILVTGAPGIGKSTLANMLTYQFLAEDFELVYVREITEAEEAFSPEKKQIFYFDDFLGAITLDLYSSRNADSAIVNFIERVRDDKHKRLILTCRTTILNQAKNISDKIENSNIDISNYEVRIENYTNWDKARILYNHIYLSDLSDEQKLIYFQNDFHWKVIKHRYYNPRLIQGITNKSNLVDTEYSEKFVLEILNDPNKIWEKPFNIQISNVSRLLLLTMYSLSGGIYYVTDERLKEAFNSRINHEVVYNNYQKNGNEYNFALKELVGAFIIRTIDKNDTRYSFFNPSIDDFIFTYFQNSNEEYLQLLKSSVYFEQFKYRIATTVVKGEKRISFSNKNSRKKLYDTFSEKKDFLKGFHSNASLNIISILIRLFSKSEIEVELLKRINDLDISYLSWEDRDNLIEILKYIAENNLIKEINNLPNLIKALSKDIPSHYLIKTFSNLIKSNICYTDFISESKIKNNEYYNEIQKNIDISWEKLSNDYMTDAYGIDNTLEIDELDDILNKRKQEAIQINIDIGLDASEAIIEYEFDTSSQIEFNKEKSKDKDVKIQSFKENTRDEVLEINRLFNSISKGGNLFMAPF; from the coding sequence ATGGCTAATTACGATTTTTCAACTTTAAATGATAGAGACTTAGAGGAATTGACAAGAGATTTACTTTCAAAAGTACTGAATGTAAATTTTCAGTCATTCAAACCAGGAAAAGATAAAGGTATTGATTTAAGATATTCAACAGTAAATGATGAAAATGAAATAGTAGTTCAAGTTAAACATTACTTAGGTTCTGGTATCTCAAAATTAAAGTTAGATTTAAGTAATAACGAAACTCAAAAAGTAGTTACTTTAAAACCTAAAAGATATATATTCTGTACTTCATTACCATTATCTCCACAAGACAAGGAAGATATTAAAAACATTTTCAATCCTTATATACACTCTACATCAGATGTTATAGGCAAAGAAGACCTAAATAAATGGTTAGATGATTATCCTGAAATTCAAGAAAGACATTTTAAACTTTGGCTGTCGTCAATTGATATAATTAAAAAAATAGTCAAAAATGGTATCAAAGGAAGATCAGAATTTTATAAAGAAAAAATAATAAAAGAAATTACAGTATATGTCCCAAATAAGACACACAGTGAAGCAGTAAGTGCTCTAAACAAAAATCATTTCATATTAGTTACTGGTGCTCCAGGTATTGGAAAATCAACATTAGCCAATATGCTAACTTATCAATTTTTAGCTGAAGATTTTGAATTAGTATATGTTAGGGAAATTACTGAAGCAGAAGAAGCTTTTTCTCCTGAAAAGAAACAAATATTTTATTTTGATGACTTTTTAGGTGCAATTACTTTGGATTTATATAGTTCAAGGAATGCCGATTCTGCAATTGTGAATTTTATTGAGAGAGTAAGAGATGATAAACATAAAAGATTAATATTAACTTGTCGAACAACAATTTTAAATCAGGCAAAAAATATTTCTGATAAAATTGAAAATTCTAACATTGATATTTCAAATTATGAAGTTAGAATTGAAAACTACACAAATTGGGATAAAGCAAGAATTTTGTATAATCACATATATCTTTCTGATTTATCAGATGAACAAAAGTTAATTTATTTTCAGAATGATTTTCATTGGAAAGTAATTAAGCATCGATACTATAATCCTAGATTAATCCAAGGTATCACTAATAAAAGTAATCTAGTTGATACAGAGTATTCAGAAAAATTTGTTTTAGAAATACTAAATGATCCAAATAAAATATGGGAAAAGCCATTTAATATACAGATTTCAAATGTTTCCAGATTGTTGCTACTTACGATGTACTCATTAAGTGGTGGAATTTATTATGTCACAGATGAAAGACTAAAAGAAGCTTTTAATAGTAGAATAAACCACGAAGTTGTTTATAATAATTATCAAAAAAATGGAAATGAATATAATTTTGCTTTAAAAGAATTAGTAGGTGCTTTCATTATTAGAACTATTGACAAAAATGACACTAGATATAGTTTTTTTAATCCATCAATAGATGACTTTATTTTTACATACTTTCAAAATTCTAATGAAGAATATTTACAACTACTTAAATCATCTGTATACTTCGAGCAATTCAAATATCGAATAGCAACTACAGTAGTTAAAGGTGAAAAAAGAATAAGCTTTTCTAATAAAAATAGCAGAAAAAAATTATACGACACATTTAGCGAAAAGAAAGATTTTCTTAAGGGATTTCATAGTAATGCTAGCCTAAACATTATATCTATTCTTATTAGATTATTTAGCAAAAGTGAAATTGAAGTAGAATTATTAAAGAGAATAAATGATTTAGATATTAGTTATTTAAGTTGGGAAGATAGAGATAATTTAATAGAAATTTTAAAATATATAGCTGAAAACAACCTAATTAAAGAAATCAATAATTTACCAAATTTAATTAAAGCACTTTCTAAAGACATACCATCTCATTATCTTATTAAAACTTTTTCAAATCTAATCAAGTCAAATATATGCTATACTGATTTTATTAGTGAATCAAAAATAAAAAACAACGAATATTATAATGAAATACAGAAAAACATTGATATTTCCTGGGAAAAACTTTCAAATGATTATATGACAGATGCTTATGGGATTGATAACACTTTAGAGATTGATGAATTGGATGATATCTTAAATAAAAGAAAACAAGAAGCTATTCAAATTAATATTGATATTGGATTAGATGCATCTGAAGCAATTATTGAATATGAATTTGATACTTCATCTCAAATTGAATTTAACAAAGAAAAAAGTAAAGATAAAGATGTAAAAATTCAGTCATTTAAAGAAAATACTAGAGATGAAGTTTTAGAAATAAATCGACTATTTAACTCAATTAGTAAAGGTGGAAATTTATTTATGGCTCCTTTTTAA
- a CDS encoding AAA family ATPase: protein MKIKKIEIHNFKVFQNIIIDFESSDLIVFDGPNGFGKTSIYDAIELLFTGKIRRFDDLKGRLIDGRESFSEHPFLCDYAVGDISIKIEFLKDDSTHILERAANRDELTNSVDFSFYKLYFKNEFTSDEKSLIQNEEEYLNQILGSNYKQNFQFLNYIEQEDSLFLLKSQDKNRKQHISHLFNVYEFENKISKIDKLKNKISGLCNGDKKDEIDNLKDSIKKIEDFLASEFNNTEYIKLFSDREINWDLEDFNYKNISYENLFNEDGTITRLKKLIENKGLFRSYIRNEKISSIILDTEGIESFLLYYKFLPQREALRIQKNEYLSINKIIDTLTEFSIDNIKDDSFVFELEDFDFIEEVLISNLNQGHESLKVKFKELDELESIYSKIKESREKLVDNIKNLKEAEDIETTGTCFLCGYDWDNIDDLLEKIEIQSVNLEGITSSKSRIFNEELINFKEDVILPIIEILNQKITELKVDIIFINKFLSIDETFFIKVKKELENIDFDFKDYLNETLSSESVIDIENITPILNSLKLEIELDSVETYFKEFFTQYFDNKFDLLNSMEIENLIKKENYLKYKYSLLQNETLDKNKQELHNKESKFNNAKTLEDNLKNLNSIYKKSLKEYQKKVIKDIEIIFHIYSGRIMQDFQGGLGLFIYSDKDGIRFQTNPSKTFDAVFSMSSGQLSALIISFTLALHKKYSQNKIILIDDPVQTMDEINIAGFIELLRNEFYSNQLIISTHEDMASAYMRYKFKNYGLAQKRINLKSYSVNHNG, encoded by the coding sequence ATGAAAATTAAAAAAATAGAAATCCATAATTTTAAAGTTTTTCAAAATATAATTATCGATTTTGAATCTTCAGATTTAATAGTTTTTGATGGTCCTAATGGATTTGGAAAAACATCAATTTATGATGCAATAGAATTATTATTTACGGGTAAAATAAGACGATTTGATGACTTAAAAGGTAGATTAATTGATGGCAGAGAAAGTTTTTCCGAACATCCATTTCTATGCGATTACGCTGTTGGTGATATATCGATAAAAATTGAATTTCTAAAAGATGATTCAACACATATCTTAGAGAGAGCTGCGAATAGAGACGAATTAACAAATTCAGTAGATTTTAGTTTCTATAAACTATACTTTAAAAACGAATTTACATCTGATGAAAAAAGTTTAATTCAAAATGAAGAGGAATATTTAAACCAAATTCTAGGTTCAAATTATAAACAGAATTTTCAGTTTTTAAATTATATTGAACAAGAGGACAGTTTGTTTTTATTAAAAAGCCAAGACAAAAATAGAAAGCAACATATATCTCACTTATTTAATGTTTATGAATTTGAAAATAAAATTAGTAAAATTGATAAGTTAAAAAATAAAATTAGTGGATTATGTAACGGTGACAAAAAAGATGAAATTGACAATTTAAAGGATTCAATAAAAAAAATTGAAGATTTTTTAGCATCAGAATTTAATAATACAGAGTACATAAAATTATTTTCTGATAGAGAAATTAATTGGGATTTAGAAGATTTTAATTATAAGAATATCAGCTATGAAAATCTTTTTAATGAAGACGGAACCATTACCAGATTAAAAAAATTAATTGAAAACAAGGGATTATTTAGAAGTTATATTCGAAATGAAAAGATTAGTAGTATAATTTTAGATACAGAAGGAATTGAAAGCTTCTTACTTTATTATAAATTTCTTCCACAAAGAGAAGCTTTAAGAATTCAAAAAAATGAATACTTAAGCATCAATAAAATTATTGATACTCTAACAGAATTTTCCATTGATAATATTAAAGATGATTCATTTGTATTTGAACTTGAAGACTTTGATTTTATTGAGGAGGTTTTAATTTCAAATTTAAATCAAGGGCATGAATCACTTAAAGTTAAATTCAAAGAGTTAGATGAATTAGAAAGTATTTATTCTAAAATAAAAGAATCTAGAGAAAAATTAGTTGATAATATTAAAAACCTAAAAGAAGCGGAGGATATAGAAACAACTGGTACTTGTTTTTTATGTGGCTATGATTGGGACAATATTGATGATTTATTAGAAAAGATAGAAATTCAATCAGTTAATTTGGAGGGAATTACTTCATCAAAAAGTAGAATTTTTAATGAGGAATTAATTAATTTTAAGGAAGATGTTATACTTCCAATTATAGAAATTTTAAATCAAAAAATCACTGAACTTAAAGTTGATATAATCTTTATAAATAAGTTTTTATCAATTGATGAAACTTTTTTTATTAAAGTAAAAAAGGAACTTGAAAATATTGATTTTGATTTTAAAGATTATTTGAACGAGACATTAAGCAGTGAAAGTGTAATTGATATAGAAAATATTACTCCAATATTAAATTCACTCAAATTAGAAATAGAATTAGATAGTGTTGAAACATATTTTAAAGAGTTTTTTACTCAGTATTTCGATAATAAGTTTGATTTATTGAATTCTATGGAAATAGAAAATTTAATCAAAAAAGAAAATTATTTAAAGTATAAATATTCATTATTACAAAACGAAACTCTAGATAAAAACAAACAAGAGTTACATAACAAAGAAAGTAAATTCAATAATGCGAAAACATTAGAAGATAATTTGAAAAATCTGAATAGCATCTATAAAAAATCTCTAAAAGAATATCAGAAAAAAGTAATAAAAGACATTGAAATTATTTTTCATATATACTCAGGAAGAATTATGCAGGATTTTCAAGGAGGTTTAGGATTATTTATTTATTCTGATAAAGATGGTATAAGATTTCAAACTAATCCATCCAAAACTTTTGATGCAGTTTTCTCTATGAGTTCCGGTCAACTATCAGCATTGATTATTTCTTTTACTCTAGCATTGCATAAAAAGTATTCTCAAAACAAGATTATTTTGATTGATGACCCAGTTCAAACTATGGATGAAATCAATATTGCAGGATTCATAGAATTACTAAGAAATGAATTTTATTCAAATCAATTAATAATTTCAACCCATGAGGATATGGCTTCAGCATATATGAGGTATAAATTCAAAAATTATGGTTTGGCACAAAAAAGGATTAATTTAAAATCTTATTCCGTAAATCACAATGGCTAA
- a CDS encoding ABC-three component system middle component 1: MKTIINSIFSQLGLINTELEIGSFYSFDDINKKSYWLIIETDNLINVIENQVNYFEEAKKIINNEWFDKNVNLLILHRVENFENFQSLVLEIEEDPYLFKKQIVLYNDSEVEKLNQALVQQQQNIKGFIENKILEEEVFKKHKENINNNDYESLLYRLVHKIPLINLNIVQENGLDALTDNNRQKIESGSFGSLNNLIDQNFFNRDVENIDEMNADIIYDILLPTLNSDEN, from the coding sequence ATGAAAACAATAATTAACAGCATATTTTCTCAATTAGGACTTATTAATACTGAATTGGAAATAGGTTCTTTTTATTCATTTGATGATATTAATAAAAAATCTTATTGGTTAATAATAGAAACAGATAACCTAATTAATGTTATTGAAAATCAGGTGAATTATTTTGAAGAAGCAAAAAAAATAATAAATAATGAATGGTTTGATAAGAATGTAAATTTATTAATCTTACACAGAGTTGAAAATTTTGAAAATTTTCAAAGTTTGGTTTTGGAGATTGAGGAAGACCCATATTTGTTCAAAAAGCAAATTGTTTTATATAATGATTCTGAAGTAGAAAAGTTAAATCAAGCACTAGTGCAGCAACAACAAAATATTAAAGGTTTTATTGAAAATAAAATTTTAGAGGAAGAAGTATTTAAAAAACATAAAGAGAATATCAATAATAACGATTATGAATCACTTCTTTATCGTCTAGTTCATAAAATCCCATTAATAAACCTCAATATTGTCCAAGAAAATGGATTAGATGCTTTAACTGATAATAATAGACAGAAAATTGAAAGTGGTTCATTTGGAAGCCTAAACAATTTAATTGATCAAAACTTTTTCAATAGAGATGTTGAAAATATTGATGAAATGAACGCAGATATTATATATGACATTTTATTACCAACATTGAATTCAGATGAAAATTAA